Below is a genomic region from Brassica oleracea var. oleracea cultivar TO1000 chromosome C9, BOL, whole genome shotgun sequence.
TCCAACATTTGATACTATTTCTCAAATAAACAATATATAATGTTGTAACAGTCGTTTTTTTAAAGTTTTTCCAACTAAAATAATACTATAATAATGTTATATTTTGTCAATAATTCGACATGTCTATGGCATTCCTTCAATGTATTCGGTCTTTGTTGTCAACCTTTAGCTCTCACCTTCAAAACTTTAGGAGATAAATATATGTATATTTCTCTTTCTGCTTTATTAATAATTAATAACAATGTTTTGTTGTTAGTTACATAACTTACATTATATAGTAGTTGTATTCTCGGTTTATTATTTCTCGTACTAATATCAATTACATAGTTTATGATTAAACTGATTATAATATATCAATGCTTATATTTTTTTAATGCTTATGTATTTTCAATCTAAAAATCTATAAAAAGTAAAGAACTCAGTCTTCCAATGCTTTGTCAACAGTTTTAAATCAAACCAAAAATGGTTTGTCTACAATGCATGTACTCCAACGATTTCCTCACCTTCAATGTATTCAATCTCTTCTGTCAACCTTCAACCATCAATTTCGTCCTTTTCAAACAATAATATTGTTTGTTTTTCTTCTTTTATAACCTCACCAGCATTTTATTTTATTTTCTTCTCACAACTTGTTAATTAGTGATGACGCAACCAGTGATAATACACATATCTAAATACAATACATGAACATCATAACAAACAACTCAAATAGCTAAGTGTTTAACTGTAATTAACTAAGTTGTTAATTACTAGTATACATGATGGAGATTTGTTGGGTTTTTTTCTTATCAAACAAACCGATTCAGGTTGGCTAAGAAAACTAATATAGAGGTTTTATTTAGCCTTTGGTTTTATAGGTTTAGAGTTAAATGTGTATATTAGAAACACCAAAGATTAATATGTATTTGTTTTACTCAGAGATAGAATTAGTTATTATGAGTTATAAGAGTACCTTTAACTTTAGCCTTTTATGCAAAAAAAAAAAAGAGTACCTTTAACTGTAGTATATAGGTGGAGTTTTCATATTAAATAGAAAAAAATAATCAAAAAGTAAAAGAGAGGTGATATTCTGTATCTCGTCTAAGACACTTTAAGAACCCTTAGCTTCATATACTCATTTTTCACTTGTATTATTATTACTGGTTTAAATTTGACTTATAATTTAATTTTTTAAAACAAAATTGATCTGTACTATAAATAATAGTCATATATTAGTAAGAAACTTATAAGAGGTTCTTGGCGCTGGCCACGCTCTAACTAATTCTTTAGCTCAGAGATAGATTATTTGGTGGACAATACGGAGAGTTGATTAGAAATTGACAGGTGGACAATGCAGAGTTGATTAGAATCGGAATCACACAATTCCCTGATTACCCTAATTAATATCATATCTAATAACACCAAATTTAATGCAAAATTATAATCAGTTGTTGAGTAACAGTGTTTTATGTTATTTGAAATTATGTTCTTATAAATTAGATGATTAAATAAACCCCTTAACTTTATTTTGTTCAAAAGCTCCTTAGTTAAATTATAAAATTATATTTTGTAAAAGTATAAATAAATATTTTGTAAAAGTGTAAATTAAATATTTATTTTCAACTGATCTATATATGGATTTTTTATAACAGAATTTCTTATAAAATGATTCATAAATCGAAGCTTCTCAAAAAAGAAAATTTCGAAACTCTTTTCAAATGTTGGACTTATCAAATATAAGATCAGCATGGAATTAGACTATGTTATCCTCATGTATAACATCATTAAAAAACATGTTACGAGACACCCAACATTTGATACTATTTTTCAAATAAAAATAAATAATGTCGTTAGGTCATGTTTTCAAATTCCTCCAACCAAAACAATACATAACAAAAAAAAATCAACGAAGTCGACCTCTCAATGTTAATTTTTGTCAACAATGCATGTATTCGACATTTCTATGTCATTCCTTCAATGTATTCAGCCTTTTTCGTCAACCTTTAAGAACTTTATGAAATAAATTATCATGCTTTATTAAATTAATATCAATAATAATGTTTAGTTGGTCGGAAAAAATTAAAATAATAATATGATTACAATTGGGTTCGGTGGGGCCTGTCTGGGAACAAAGAAGGTTGAGAAGAAACCCGTCTTTCGCGGGTGTATACATTGAACTTAAAGAGTTTTAATCCTCTACATTAACCCCCACCGTAAGCCTCCATCATCTTCCCCATAAGACCTTCCACAGTTTCCCCTTCTCTCTCTCATATCTCAAAAAGTTTGAATCTTTCTGAAAACCCTCTTCTCCTTTTTGCCCTATTCCTCTAGGGTTCTTCTCCGTTTCATGAATCTAACTCTTCTTCGACCTCAATTCAACACCGTCTCTGCTCTGTTCATCGTCGTCTTCTTCCTCTTCGAATCATGTCTGGGATCTTCAGCTTTAGTGGTATGCTCTTCAATCTCTTAATTAAACTTCTGGTTAGGTTCTACCGTTTGATCTCGTTAGCCTCTCTTGCTCTGTTTCGTGGATGTGCTCTGTTTCTCGTTAAAAGTATTGATTTTTACTTGGTTTAATCACAGGTGATGAAGATTTTTTCAATGGGGGAACGATGCATCTGTCTCCAGGGAGCTGTCCCGGCGTCTATCTCCCACCGCGCAAGAGACTACGCGTCGCCGCACCCTCACCCTACAGCGCCTTTAACCAAAAGCAAACTTCAATCGAAGTTTTACCCGATGAGTGCCTATTCGAGATCCTTAGACGCTTACCCTCTGGCAAAGAGAGAAGCGCGTGCGCTTGCGTCTCCAAGTACTGGCTCAACACTCTCACTAGTATCAAAGCGAACGAGTCTGTTCAAGAAGTGGAGAGTGAAGGGTTCTTGTCAAGGAGCTTGGAAGGTAACAAAGCTACGGACTTGAGGCTTGCAGCTATCTCTGTCGGGACGTCAGCGCGCGGCGGGTTAGGGAAGCTTCAGATCCGCGGGAGTGGGTTTGAGAGTAGAGTCACAGACGCTGGTATTGAATCAATTGCATATGGTTGTCCTTCTCTTAAGGCTCTGTCTCTTTGGAATCTCCCCGCGGTTAGTGATAAGGGTTTGTCCGAGATCGCGCGGTGTTGTCCGATGCTCGAAAGACTCAACCTTTCGCGGTGTCCTGGAGTGACAGACAAGGGTTTGGTCGCAATAGCCGAGAACTGTCGGAATCTAAATGATCTGACGATTGATTCTTGCTCTGGCGTCGGCAACGAGGGGTTAAGGGGGATTGCGAGACGGTGTAGTAGTCTGAGATCTATCTCTTTGCGGAGCTGTCCTCGCGTTGGGGATCAAGGAGTTGCGTTCCTCTTGGCGCAAGCTGGTTCTTACTTGACGAAAGTGAAACTCCAGATGGTGAATGTAACGGGCCTGTCTCTTGCTGTTCTTGGACACTATGGGGTTGCGGTTACTGATCTTGTGCTTAGTGGGCTTCAAGGAGTGAATGAGAAAGGGTTTTGGGTCATGGGAAATGCTAAAGGGATGAAGAAGCTCAAGTCTTTGTCAGTAACCTCGTGCAGAGGGATGACTGATGTTGGGGTTGAAGCTGTTGGAAGTGGCTGTCCTGATCTGAAGCATGTCTCTCTGAACAAGTGTCTGCTTGTTTCCGGCAAAGGGCTTGTGTCTTTGGCGAAATCTGCGGCGTCTTTAGAGAGTTTGAAGCTTGAGGAGTGCCACAGGATCAACCACTTTGGTTGCTTGGGGTTTCTAATGAGCTGCGGCGCGAAGTTGAAGGCTTTCTCTTTGGTTAACTGTCTGGGGATCCAAGACTTGAACTCAGAATCACATCTTACATCAACCAGCTCCTTACGGTCTTTATCAGTCCGTTGCTGTCCTGGGTTTGGGGATTCAAGTCTCACCTTCTTAGGGAAGTTCTGTCATCAGCTTCAAGACGTTGAGCTTTGTGGATTGAACGGAGTTACAGACGCTGGTGTCCTCTCTTTACTTCAGAGCAACAACGTTGGTCTAGTGAAGTTGAACTTAAACGGATGTGTAAATGTCACAGACAACACAGTCTCTGCAGTATCTTTCTCCCATGGAAGCACGCTGGAGTCTCTTAGCATTGATGGGTGCAAGAACATCACTGATGCAAGCCTTGTCACAGTGGCCAAGAACTGCTACTCAGTAAATGATCTCGACGTGTCAAACACTTTGGTATCAGATCATGGGATCAAGGCGTTGGCGTCTTCTCCCAACCACTTGAGTCTTCAGGTTCTTTCTCTTGGTGGCTGCTCTGGGA
It encodes:
- the LOC106318801 gene encoding EIN3-binding F-box protein 2-like yields the protein MSGIFSFSGDEDFFNGGTMHLSPGSCPGVYLPPRKRLRVAAPSPYSAFNQKQTSIEVLPDECLFEILRRLPSGKERSACACVSKYWLNTLTSIKANESVQEVESEGFLSRSLEGNKATDLRLAAISVGTSARGGLGKLQIRGSGFESRVTDAGIESIAYGCPSLKALSLWNLPAVSDKGLSEIARCCPMLERLNLSRCPGVTDKGLVAIAENCRNLNDLTIDSCSGVGNEGLRGIARRCSSLRSISLRSCPRVGDQGVAFLLAQAGSYLTKVKLQMVNVTGLSLAVLGHYGVAVTDLVLSGLQGVNEKGFWVMGNAKGMKKLKSLSVTSCRGMTDVGVEAVGSGCPDLKHVSLNKCLLVSGKGLVSLAKSAASLESLKLEECHRINHFGCLGFLMSCGAKLKAFSLVNCLGIQDLNSESHLTSTSSLRSLSVRCCPGFGDSSLTFLGKFCHQLQDVELCGLNGVTDAGVLSLLQSNNVGLVKLNLNGCVNVTDNTVSAVSFSHGSTLESLSIDGCKNITDASLVTVAKNCYSVNDLDVSNTLVSDHGIKALASSPNHLSLQVLSLGGCSGITDKSKACIQKLGRTLLGLNIQRCGRISSSTVDSLLEQLWRCDILY